CGTGCGGGCGGCCGTGGAGCGCAACAACGGCGACGGGTCGATCGATGTGCTTGTCGCGCTTCGCGTCAAGGTGGACAGCAACGAGCAGCAGAAAGAGACCGGATATCGGCTGCGGGTGAAGATGGCGCTGGCGGATGGCGAGTACAAGATCTCCAAGCTCGACCAGGTGACGAAGTGACCGTGGTGGTCGAGGAGCCTCAGACCACCGCCGTCAGCGAGTCACCACCGAACCCGTTGGCTCCGTGGCGTCTTCGCGCCGGCGCCATCAGTGTGGACGTGCTGCCCGGCGCGGCGGTGGTCGCCACGATGGCGTTGGTCGCGTTGAGTCTGCCGCAGCATCCCGTTTGGTGGTGGGTGTGTGTCGCGATCGGTGGGCTGGCCATCCTGCTGATGCTGCTCAACAGGCTGCTGCTGCCGACGGTCACCGGGTGGAGCCTCGGGCGGGCCCTGTTCGGCGTCGCGGTGACCCGGCGTGACGGATCGGCCCCCACGCCGTGGGCGCTGTTGCTCCGCGACCTGGCCCACCTGCTCGATACCGCGTCGGTGGTGGGATGGCTTTGGCCACTGTGGGATTCGCGCGGTCGGACCTTCGCCGACATGCTGTTGCGGACCGAGGTGCGGCGCGCCGACGGGCCGGGGCCCAATGTGCGGCCCTGGGTGCTGGGCGTCCTGGCGACGGCGACGTCGTTGTGCCTCGGCGGCGCCGCGGTGGGCGGCGTGGTGGTATACGCGCAGGATCGGGCCTCCCAACAGACTACGGCGGAGATCGCCGTTCAGGGGCCGAAGATCGTCGCCCAGATGTTGACGTACGACCCGAAGTCGTTGGCCGGCGACTTCGCCCGCGCCCGGTCGCTGGCCACCGACAAGTACCGCGGCCAGCTGGCGGCGCAGCAGGAGATCGTGCAAAAAGGCCACCCGGTCATCAACGAGTACTGGCCGGTCAACAGCGCGGTCCTGGACGCGGCCCCGGATCGGGCGACGATGCTGCTGTTTCTACAGGGCCGGCGGGGTGCTGCGCCCGACGAACGGTACATCACCGCCACCGTCCGG
This genomic window from Mycobacterium saskatchewanense contains:
- a CDS encoding RDD family protein, with the protein product MTVVVEEPQTTAVSESPPNPLAPWRLRAGAISVDVLPGAAVVATMALVALSLPQHPVWWWVCVAIGGLAILLMLLNRLLLPTVTGWSLGRALFGVAVTRRDGSAPTPWALLLRDLAHLLDTASVVGWLWPLWDSRGRTFADMLLRTEVRRADGPGPNVRPWVLGVLATATSLCLGGAAVGGVVVYAQDRASQQTTAEIAVQGPKIVAQMLTYDPKSLAGDFARARSLATDKYRGQLAAQQEIVQKGHPVINEYWPVNSAVLDAAPDRATMLLFLQGRRGAAPDERYITATVRVVFAKGGDNRWRVDDLAVLTKPKPPGSGK